One genomic segment of Pseudomonas sp. RU47 includes these proteins:
- a CDS encoding di-heme-cytochrome C peroxidase, whose protein sequence is MRLLIRVLTLIVVLLVLVLAVVLYYVANPKLPFYTPAEQVHYLNQWSDEERQTYYFTPQGTQVKGLRYEWFQALELPFSQQRFAAPDYLARFGFLIDPQQKATTNNPGNLPVGFARHQNPGSSEQYLDITCAACHTGELRFKGQAVRIDGGTAQHVLPSSVPTLRGGSFGQALVASLTSTYYNPWKFERFARTVLGDEYDARHEQLRKDFKTSLNTFLKVAWNDTHRGLYPTDEGPGRADAFGRIANATFGDAISPANYRVANAPVDYPQLWDMWTFDWVQWNGSAQQPMARNIGEALGVGATLNFFDTNGQPLQGDARYASSVRVRDLHKIEETLQKLKPPAWPEELFGAIDKPLAAKGRTLFSENCAGCHVPRQTQEGDRWVQHLHMLPVAVIGTDPNAANNIATHRFDLTALQWDLKELETMDVKLHPTPKEPLDLSQLSVAKGLAYVTAFVEERAYREAKITPQEKPRMDGFGLPIGVREKVAYKARPLAGVWATAPFLHNGSVPSIYQLLSPQDERATTFFKGTFEFDPRHLGYRTEAFTNGFLFDTRITGNHNSGHEFRAGERGNGVIGRLLQPEERWALLEYLKVLGGPLEAQLP, encoded by the coding sequence TTGCGCCTCTTAATCCGTGTGCTGACCCTGATCGTCGTGCTGCTGGTGCTCGTTCTCGCCGTGGTGCTGTATTACGTCGCCAACCCGAAATTGCCCTTCTACACCCCCGCCGAGCAGGTGCATTACCTGAATCAGTGGAGTGACGAAGAGCGGCAAACCTACTATTTCACGCCTCAGGGCACGCAGGTCAAAGGCCTGCGCTATGAATGGTTCCAGGCGCTGGAATTGCCCTTCTCGCAGCAACGTTTCGCCGCGCCCGATTACCTCGCACGCTTTGGTTTTCTGATCGATCCGCAGCAGAAAGCCACGACGAACAACCCCGGCAACCTCCCCGTCGGTTTTGCCCGGCATCAAAATCCGGGCAGCTCCGAGCAATATCTGGACATCACTTGCGCCGCTTGCCACACCGGCGAATTGCGCTTTAAAGGCCAGGCCGTGCGGATTGACGGCGGTACTGCGCAACACGTGCTGCCTTCCAGTGTTCCTACTTTACGAGGCGGCAGTTTCGGACAGGCTTTGGTGGCAAGCCTGACCTCGACTTACTACAACCCATGGAAATTCGAACGTTTTGCCAGAACCGTGCTGGGCGACGAATACGACGCGCGCCACGAGCAATTGCGCAAAGACTTCAAAACCTCTCTGAACACATTCCTCAAGGTCGCCTGGAACGATACCCATCGCGGTCTCTACCCGACCGACGAAGGGCCCGGCCGCGCCGACGCCTTTGGCCGCATTGCCAATGCCACGTTCGGCGATGCGATATCCCCGGCCAACTACCGCGTGGCCAATGCGCCAGTGGATTACCCGCAACTGTGGGACATGTGGACATTTGATTGGGTGCAGTGGAACGGCTCGGCGCAGCAGCCGATGGCGCGCAACATCGGCGAGGCACTGGGCGTCGGCGCCACTCTGAATTTCTTTGACACCAACGGCCAGCCACTGCAAGGCGATGCGCGTTATGCCTCGAGCGTGCGCGTGCGTGATTTGCACAAGATCGAAGAAACCCTGCAAAAGCTCAAGCCGCCCGCCTGGCCAGAGGAGCTGTTTGGCGCCATCGACAAGCCCCTCGCCGCCAAGGGACGCACGCTGTTCAGCGAAAATTGCGCCGGCTGCCACGTCCCGCGCCAGACTCAGGAAGGTGATCGCTGGGTGCAGCATTTGCACATGCTGCCGGTCGCTGTCATCGGCACCGATCCGAATGCCGCCAACAATATCGCCACTCACCGTTTCGATCTGACCGCCCTGCAATGGGACCTGAAGGAACTCGAAACCATGGACGTCAAACTGCACCCGACGCCCAAGGAGCCGCTGGACCTCAGTCAGTTGTCGGTGGCCAAGGGCCTGGCTTACGTCACCGCTTTTGTCGAAGAGCGCGCCTACCGCGAAGCCAAGATCACGCCGCAGGAAAAACCCCGCATGGACGGTTTCGGCCTGCCCATCGGCGTGCGCGAAAAAGTCGCCTACAAGGCGCGCCCGCTGGCTGGCGTGTGGGCCACCGCGCCGTTCCTGCACAACGGTTCGGTGCCGAGCATTTATCAGTTGCTGTCGCCACAGGACGAGCGCGCCACGACCTTCTTCAAAGGCACCTTCGAATTCGATCCGCGCCACCTGGGGTATCGCACTGAAGCGTTTACCAATGGCTTCCTGTTCGATACGCGGATCACCGGCAACCATAACAGCGGCCATGAATTCCGTGCAGGCGAGCGCGGTAACGGCGTTATTGGCCGGTTGTTGCAGCCGGAAGAACGTTGGGCGCTGCTTGAATACCTGAAAGTCCTCGGCGGTCCACTGGAGGCGCAATTGCCATGA
- the rdgC gene encoding recombination-associated protein RdgC yields the protein MWFKNLLIYRLTQDLPVDAEALETALATKLARPCASQELTTYGFVAPFGKGEDAPLVHVSGDFLLISARKEERILPGSVVRDAVKEKVEEIEAEQMRKVYKKERDQIKDEIIQAFLPRAFIRRSSTFAAIAPKQGLILVNSASPKRAEDLLSTLREVIGTLPVRPLTVKMAPTAVMTEWVTTQKAADDFYVLDECELRDTHEDGGIVRCKRQDLTSEEIQLHLSTGKVVTQLSLAWQDKLSFMLDDKMTVKRLKFEDLLQDQAEQDGGDEALGQLDASFTLMMLTFGDFLPALVEALGGEETPQGI from the coding sequence ATGTGGTTCAAAAACCTGCTTATCTATCGCCTGACCCAAGACCTGCCTGTCGATGCCGAGGCGCTGGAAACTGCACTGGCCACCAAACTGGCGCGTCCATGTGCAAGCCAGGAGTTGACCACCTACGGTTTCGTCGCGCCGTTCGGCAAAGGCGAAGATGCTCCGCTGGTGCACGTCAGCGGTGACTTCCTGCTGATTTCCGCGCGTAAAGAAGAACGCATTCTGCCAGGCAGCGTCGTGCGCGACGCGGTCAAGGAAAAGGTCGAAGAGATCGAAGCCGAACAGATGCGCAAGGTCTATAAGAAGGAACGCGATCAGATCAAGGATGAAATCATCCAGGCGTTCCTGCCGCGCGCCTTTATCCGTCGCTCGTCGACCTTCGCCGCCATCGCGCCGAAACAAGGCCTGATTCTGGTCAACTCGGCCAGCCCGAAACGCGCCGAAGACCTGCTGTCGACCCTGCGCGAAGTAATCGGCACCCTGCCCGTCCGTCCGCTGACGGTAAAAATGGCACCGACAGCCGTCATGACCGAGTGGGTCACCACGCAGAAAGCGGCCGATGACTTCTATGTACTGGACGAGTGCGAACTGCGCGACACCCACGAGGACGGCGGCATCGTCCGCTGCAAACGTCAGGACCTGACCAGCGAAGAAATCCAGCTGCACCTGAGCACCGGCAAAGTCGTTACTCAACTGTCGCTGGCCTGGCAGGACAAACTGTCGTTCATGCTCGATGACAAGATGACCGTCAAACGTCTGAAGTTCGAAGATCTGCTGCAGGATCAAGCGGAACAGGACGGCGGTGATGAGGCACTGGGGCAACTGGACGCCAGCTTCACCCTGATGATGCTGACCTTCGGCGACTTCCTGCCAGCGCTGGTTGAAGCGTTGGGTGGCGAAGAGACTCCGCAGGGGATCTAA
- a CDS encoding helix-turn-helix domain-containing protein: MDIQIIARDGEPEYAVLPWAQYQALLKAAGINEAPSRPAATPLAASPDTILPGLDQLRSLREGKGIAIEALARTVGISPSYLAMIESGERQPDAAIRRSLAWELTVPGWRDES, from the coding sequence ATGGATATTCAGATAATTGCACGCGATGGCGAACCCGAATACGCGGTTCTGCCGTGGGCTCAGTATCAGGCTCTACTAAAAGCAGCAGGCATCAACGAAGCACCGTCGCGTCCGGCAGCCACGCCGCTCGCGGCCTCACCAGACACGATTCTTCCAGGTCTGGATCAACTACGCAGTTTGCGCGAAGGGAAGGGCATCGCCATTGAGGCGTTGGCCCGCACGGTAGGCATCAGCCCGTCATATCTGGCCATGATCGAAAGTGGCGAGCGTCAGCCCGACGCCGCGATTCGCCGCAGCCTGGCCTGGGAATTGACGGTGCCAGGGTGGAGGGATGAATCGTGA
- a CDS encoding catalase family protein, producing MLARIWLWLGRLLGKALLIALAIGLLGWAIATAWFAWQHRGPVSALEQIPPGEAAMTQDVIQTAVRIVDQHRESTRYLRDAHAKAHGCVKAQVQVLPELAQSLRQGVFSEPGKTWQAMIRLSNGNAYPQFDSIRDARGMAIKLLDVSAKQLLGNRQAQPEQDFVMFSHPNFFVSDVAEYRQNVAAQAEGKKVMAFFPGWDPRTWQIRHLFIALATLSPPPDSPTGTTYFSVSPYKFGEANAKFRVAPDPDNCPAYTLPKQNHDLPNFLRSALNQQLSTDRVPACFVLQIQRQDAHQYMPIEDTSIEWREQDSPFETVARITLPPQDFDTPALNLQCDNLAFNPWFGIEAHRPIGGINRLRKAVYEAVSDYRHQRNGE from the coding sequence CTGCTGGCCAGAATCTGGTTATGGCTTGGGCGTCTGCTTGGCAAAGCGCTGCTGATAGCGCTCGCCATTGGCCTGCTCGGCTGGGCCATCGCCACAGCATGGTTTGCCTGGCAACACCGCGGCCCGGTGTCGGCGCTGGAACAGATTCCACCCGGCGAAGCGGCAATGACCCAGGACGTGATCCAGACCGCCGTGCGCATCGTCGATCAGCATCGCGAAAGCACACGGTATCTTCGCGACGCCCATGCCAAGGCCCATGGCTGTGTGAAGGCGCAAGTGCAGGTGCTGCCGGAACTCGCGCAGTCGCTGCGACAGGGCGTGTTCAGTGAGCCAGGCAAAACCTGGCAAGCGATGATTCGCCTGTCCAACGGCAATGCCTACCCGCAGTTCGACAGCATTCGCGATGCCAGAGGCATGGCGATCAAACTGCTCGACGTTTCCGCAAAACAGCTGCTCGGCAACCGCCAGGCACAGCCTGAACAGGACTTCGTGATGTTCAGCCACCCGAACTTCTTTGTCAGTGATGTCGCCGAGTACCGTCAGAATGTGGCGGCGCAGGCTGAAGGCAAAAAGGTCATGGCGTTTTTCCCCGGATGGGATCCACGCACCTGGCAGATCCGTCATTTGTTTATTGCACTGGCAACCTTGTCGCCGCCGCCGGACAGCCCGACCGGGACTACCTACTTTTCAGTTTCGCCCTACAAATTCGGTGAGGCGAATGCAAAGTTCCGGGTCGCGCCGGATCCGGACAATTGCCCTGCGTACACATTGCCCAAACAGAACCACGACCTGCCGAACTTCCTGCGCAGCGCGTTGAATCAGCAGTTGTCGACGGATCGCGTGCCGGCCTGTTTCGTACTGCAGATCCAGCGTCAGGATGCCCATCAATACATGCCGATCGAGGACACCAGCATCGAATGGCGCGAGCAGGATTCGCCCTTCGAAACCGTCGCGCGGATCACTTTGCCGCCGCAGGATTTCGATACTCCGGCGCTGAATCTGCAATGCGACAATCTGGCGTTCAACCCGTGGTTTGGCATTGAGGCGCATCGACCGATCGGCGGAATCAACCGGCTGCGCAAAGCGGTTTACGAGGCCGTCAGTGACTATCGCCATCAGCGAAATGGCGAGTGA
- a CDS encoding bile acid:sodium symporter family protein codes for MRALAALSRFVGNTFAYWVLIFAVIAFLQPAWFLGLKSAIVPLLGLVMFGMGLTLKLDDFAAVARHPWRVALGVVAHFVIMPGVAWLLCQVFHLPPEIAVGVILVGCCPSGTSSNVMTWLARGDLALSVAIAAVTTLLAPLLTPALIWLLASAWLPVSFMELFWSILQVVLLPIILGVVAQRLLGDKVRHAVDVLPLVSVVSIVIIVTAVVAASQAKIAESGLLIMAVVMLHNSFGYLLGYFTGRLFKLPLAQRKSLALEVGMQNSGLGAALASAHFSPLAAVPSALFSVWHNISGALLSTYFRRMSEKEDRETLAQRAAD; via the coding sequence ATGCGCGCACTGGCTGCACTGAGCCGCTTTGTCGGCAATACCTTCGCTTACTGGGTTCTGATTTTCGCTGTGATTGCGTTCCTGCAACCAGCATGGTTCCTCGGCCTGAAAAGCGCGATCGTACCGTTGCTCGGGCTTGTCATGTTCGGCATGGGCCTGACCCTCAAACTCGACGACTTCGCTGCCGTTGCCCGCCATCCGTGGCGCGTGGCGCTGGGCGTGGTTGCACATTTCGTGATCATGCCCGGCGTGGCGTGGTTACTCTGCCAGGTGTTTCACCTGCCACCGGAAATCGCCGTCGGGGTGATTCTGGTCGGCTGCTGCCCGAGTGGTACTTCTTCCAACGTCATGACCTGGCTGGCTCGCGGCGACCTGGCATTGTCGGTGGCTATCGCTGCCGTCACCACCCTCCTCGCCCCGCTGCTGACGCCGGCGCTGATCTGGCTGCTGGCTTCAGCGTGGTTGCCGGTGTCGTTCATGGAGCTGTTCTGGTCGATCCTGCAAGTGGTGCTGCTGCCGATCATTCTCGGTGTGGTTGCCCAGCGTTTGCTCGGCGACAAAGTGCGTCACGCAGTGGATGTATTGCCGCTGGTGTCGGTGGTCAGCATCGTGATTATCGTCACCGCCGTGGTGGCCGCCAGTCAGGCAAAGATCGCCGAGTCCGGCCTGTTGATCATGGCCGTGGTCATGCTGCACAACAGCTTCGGTTATTTGCTGGGCTATTTCACCGGGCGCCTGTTCAAGTTGCCGTTGGCCCAGCGCAAATCGCTGGCGCTGGAAGTGGGCATGCAGAATTCAGGGTTGGGCGCGGCATTGGCCAGTGCGCATTTTTCGCCGTTGGCGGCGGTGCCGAGTGCGCTGTTCAGCGTCTGGCACAATATTTCCGGCGCACTGCTGTCGACGTACTTCCGGCGTATGAGTGAAAAGGAAGATCGCGAAACACTGGCGCAGCGAGCGGCTGACTGA
- a CDS encoding YkvA family protein, with protein sequence MKAPWNFARFLPLAGRLLARGRLPTLLFAVASKGAAQGNRLGKLKDDLRLLQALCLAYWRGEYRAISGKALVSVVAGLMYFLSPVDAIPDFIPVFGMLDDIAVLAWLMKTLDDELNAFRLWRNRQQPEKLAVVERLPDTPEQLQLQGPKKS encoded by the coding sequence ATGAAAGCTCCGTGGAATTTCGCTCGATTCCTGCCTCTGGCCGGCCGTTTGTTAGCCCGTGGACGTTTGCCAACCTTATTGTTTGCGGTCGCCAGCAAAGGCGCCGCGCAAGGCAATCGCCTCGGCAAACTCAAAGACGATTTACGTTTACTCCAGGCATTGTGCCTGGCCTATTGGCGCGGTGAGTATCGGGCCATCAGCGGCAAAGCACTGGTTTCGGTGGTGGCGGGTCTGATGTACTTCCTCAGCCCGGTCGATGCGATTCCGGATTTCATTCCCGTGTTCGGCATGCTTGACGACATCGCTGTCCTCGCCTGGCTGATGAAAACCCTCGACGATGAACTCAATGCCTTCCGCCTCTGGCGCAACCGCCAGCAGCCGGAAAAACTGGCAGTCGTCGAACGCCTGCCGGATACCCCCGAACAATTGCAACTTCAGGGGCCGAAAAAGTCCTGA
- a CDS encoding FKBP-type peptidyl-prolyl cis-trans isomerase: protein MKQHRLAAAVALVSLVLAGCDSQTSVELKTPAQKASYGIGLNMGKSLAQEGMDDLDSKAVAQGIEDAVGKKEQKLKDEELVEAFAALQKRAEERMAKMSEESAAAGKKFLEENGKKAGVTTTASGLQYEVVKKADGPQPKPTDVVTVHYTGKLTNGTVFDSSVERGSPIDLPVSGVIPGWVEGLQLMHVGEKYKLYIPSDLAYGAQSPSPAIPANSVLVFDLELLAIKDPAKEAAAAK from the coding sequence ATGAAACAGCATCGGTTGGCGGCGGCGGTTGCCCTGGTTAGCCTGGTCCTCGCGGGTTGTGATTCGCAGACCAGCGTAGAGCTGAAAACCCCGGCGCAAAAAGCTTCCTACGGTATCGGCCTGAACATGGGCAAGAGCCTGGCTCAGGAAGGCATGGATGATCTGGACTCCAAAGCGGTAGCCCAGGGCATCGAAGATGCCGTCGGCAAGAAAGAACAGAAGCTGAAAGATGAAGAACTGGTCGAAGCCTTTGCCGCGCTGCAAAAGCGTGCTGAAGAGCGCATGGCCAAGATGAGCGAAGAGTCGGCTGCGGCTGGCAAGAAATTCCTCGAAGAAAACGGCAAGAAGGCTGGTGTGACTACCACCGCTTCGGGCCTGCAGTACGAAGTGGTCAAGAAAGCCGACGGCCCACAGCCTAAGCCGACTGACGTAGTGACCGTTCACTACACCGGCAAGCTGACTAACGGCACCGTATTCGACAGTTCCGTCGAGCGCGGCAGCCCGATCGATCTGCCGGTAAGCGGCGTGATTCCGGGTTGGGTTGAAGGTCTGCAACTGATGCACGTTGGCGAGAAGTACAAACTGTACATCCCTAGCGATCTGGCTTACGGCGCTCAGTCGCCAAGCCCGGCAATCCCGGCCAACTCGGTTCTGGTCTTCGACCTGGAACTGCTGGCCATCAAGGATCCAGCCAAAGAAGCTGCCGCTGCCAAGTAA